AGATAAAATATCAAATGTCATAAAGTAAGTGTGAAAAAGTGTGAAAGATTTGTGGGGGGAGGTTGGAAAAATTTCGGTGGAAATGTAAATTTTTTATGTCTCTACAAAGTTTATGACTTAATCTTTAACTTGGATTATTTATATTAGTTATTTAGAAAACATAAAAATATTCACGCTAAGTTTGGCTATGAAAACAAAAATAATCTCAACACAAAAAGTGCAAAATCTCATATAAATAATGTCATAAATTCTACCCACTTAATCCTATTGCAAATGCTACTACACCTTTGCAACAAAATTTTTGCAATAAATTTACGAAGATTTTTGGCTAGAAGTTTGTAGGCGTTGATGGCTTTATTTGTGGCTATGTGGATTTTGGTGCAAAATCTGCTATAATACCCGCAACATTCACACAAATGCGCAAATCAAATGTGTAGCGCAAAATAAATCGGGGCAAAGTCGGGGGAATCAAAATCACGGAAAATTTGCAAAAAATGGGGAAAAATGATGATTTTTGGCAATATGATAAAAATGACTAAAACTTGGGTAAATTTGGCAAAAATGTGGATTACAAAGCCTAAAGTAGTTTTTGGTGTAGGGGTTTTTGGCACGACTGATTTTATAAAAAATATTGATTTTACAAAAAAATTAGATTCTAAGATAGATTCCACGCAATCAATACAATCAAAAAAACCAAGCACAAAGCCTCACATACACTTATCTATGCTATCTTGCACTATTTTCTTGCTTGCTTTTTGGGGCTGTGCCAAGTATGAGGTGGATTCTACTCAAACTTCTCCAAGCGATTCACAAAGCAAAGACACGCAAACCACACTTGTAGCCAAAGCAACCCACAGCCAAAGCAAAAAAACCTCACAAAATCCCGCTTCATCTGCAAAAACCTCGCCTAGTAAAGAGCCTAGTAAAGACTTCACAAAAGTAGAATCTACAAAAAAGACAAAATCCCCCCCCCAAGAATCCAAAAAGTCCCCCCAAGAGCCCCAAAAGCTAGATTCTAGCAAAAATGTGCAAAAAAATTCCAAAGAGCAAATGTCTACTCAAGCAAAAAACCAAGAATCTAGCCAAGCACCCAAAGCCACCACCCAATCAAGCACAAATCCGCCAAAATCGATTCCAAGCCCCAAAACTCCCTCTACGCTTCCTCCACCACTGCCATTGCAGCTATCCTACAATGAGCTAGCAAAATCCTCTCCTAGAAGCGATGGCAATGCTATTTTGCACCTAAAAAAAGAAAATGAAAAAAGGCATCAGCTTATCCATATTTATGATGAAAATGGTGCGATTTTGGCTAGCCTAAGCTTCAAAAATAGGCAACTTGATGGCATAAGTAGGATTTATAAAAATGGCGAGGTTGTCAAAGAAGTGCCTTATAGGGAGGGGGTTTTGGAAGGAGAAGTGGTTAGTATTTTGCGTAGCACGCGCACAACACAGACTTATAAAAATTCTAAAAAAGAGGGGGCAAGTACCACTTACAGAAATGGCTCGATTATCGCTAAAAAGCACTATAAAAACGACATTTTAAATGGCGAGAATCTATTTTTTGATGCGCAAAATATCGCTATTAAGACAACCTATGTGAATGGCAGAAAAAACGGCAGCTCTAGTGGATATGCGCGTGATAATCTCGTGTTTTTACAAAACTATGTAAATGATTTTCTAAGCGGGGAGGCAAAGACTTATGGGCAAAATGCGATTTTGAAAATTTCTAGATTTTACAAAGACGGCGTGCTAGATGGCGAAGAAATCGTTTATGATTATCCTAGCCAAAAGCCCCTGCACAAGTCTTTGCACAAAAATGGCGTGCTTAGCTCTCCTTATCAAAACTACGACAAAGAGCAAGTGTATGAGTCCATAAAGCCACTAGATTTTGCAAACGCGCTTAGCAAAGACGCACCTCAAGGAGCTAGGGAAACTTGGCGGTATCCTAGCGGGCAAATCGCATTTGTCAAAAACGCAAACAAAATCAGCACCTACCACCCAAATGGCACTCTTGCAAGTGAGTTTGAGATAAGCGCAAGTGGTGCAAGTGGTAGCACTTATAATCAAAATGGCGTGCTAGAATCAAAAGTAGCTTATAGCAGGGATTCTCATATCCAATGGCTATACAACGCCGATGGCAAGACACTAAGAACGAAAAACGAAAAACAACGAGGGAAAAATATCCTACAAACCTACAAAAACGGCTCTTTGCACAAAGAGATTATCACTATTGAGGGAGAGGATTTGACGATTTATCGGGTATTTTTTGGCGGAGGTGGTTCGCCTAAAATCCAATCCGAGCTATACGAAAAAGACAAAAAAGTCGTAGGCGGCAAGCGATATGAACCAAATGGTAAGGTAGCATTTAGTTATACTTTTAGGAGTGAGGACATACTTTTTGATGAGATTTTTATCTATGGTGCACAAGAGAGGCGAGCCAAAATCCTGCGTTAGATGAGAGACTACTGTAGGTTAGCTAAAATATTTGATTTAGCGTGATTAGTGGCGTTTTTGGACAAAATTCTAAAAACTGCTTTTTGTCCTTGACTTTTGGCTAATTTGCAGGGTGCTGCCAAGACAACACTGACAACACTTTGCAAGACACTACCTCGTAAGATGGGCGCAAAGATAAATGCAAGACAAATTAGGCAACCTTATTTTATTTGTTTTTTATTTTAGATTATAATGTGCCGTTTTGTTTTTTCTTATGTATTTGGCTAATGTTTTGCAAGCAAATCAAGTAAAATCAAAACAAAATCAACAAAAAGGACTTCAAATGAATCTTTCTAAACTCACATTTTGCGCTTTTTGCGCACTCATTATGAGCTTTTTTCCTCTCTTACAAGCGCACGATTCGCAAGCGCACGAACACTCTCACGCCACACAAGAATCCGCACAAGCTAGCGCGGATTCTAGCCCAAGCACTCCATCACAAAAAATCATATCGGCTATGCACAGCCCAATGCACGCGAATAAACACTCACAAACAAAAAGCGTAGAGATTGACTTCCTTAGCGATATGATACCTCA
This genomic stretch from Helicobacter macacae MIT 99-5501 harbors:
- a CDS encoding toxin-antitoxin system YwqK family antitoxin; protein product: MMIFGNMIKMTKTWVNLAKMWITKPKVVFGVGVFGTTDFIKNIDFTKKLDSKIDSTQSIQSKKPSTKPHIHLSMLSCTIFLLAFWGCAKYEVDSTQTSPSDSQSKDTQTTLVAKATHSQSKKTSQNPASSAKTSPSKEPSKDFTKVESTKKTKSPPQESKKSPQEPQKLDSSKNVQKNSKEQMSTQAKNQESSQAPKATTQSSTNPPKSIPSPKTPSTLPPPLPLQLSYNELAKSSPRSDGNAILHLKKENEKRHQLIHIYDENGAILASLSFKNRQLDGISRIYKNGEVVKEVPYREGVLEGEVVSILRSTRTTQTYKNSKKEGASTTYRNGSIIAKKHYKNDILNGENLFFDAQNIAIKTTYVNGRKNGSSSGYARDNLVFLQNYVNDFLSGEAKTYGQNAILKISRFYKDGVLDGEEIVYDYPSQKPLHKSLHKNGVLSSPYQNYDKEQVYESIKPLDFANALSKDAPQGARETWRYPSGQIAFVKNANKISTYHPNGTLASEFEISASGASGSTYNQNGVLESKVAYSRDSHIQWLYNADGKTLRTKNEKQRGKNILQTYKNGSLHKEIITIEGEDLTIYRVFFGGGGSPKIQSELYEKDKKVVGGKRYEPNGKVAFSYTFRSEDILFDEIFIYGAQERRAKILR